A stretch of the Methanobrevibacter sp. genome encodes the following:
- a CDS encoding SMC family ATPase: MIFTRLKLNNFKSHEHTVISFDKGISVIVGENGAGKSTILEAISFALFKQHTGKKIDDLVRNNANSMSVELEFTSNNRDYKIIRVKKSSLKSSLFKRTSSEGGYVHVCTGDREVANEIRQILDIDSDLFLNAIYIRQGEIAELVDKTPSEKKQLIGKLLGIDSLEKAWKSLLPFITDYESQRSELRGKLFNSAELMESYKHKKAELEELKQRGHELEEQITEVDSLIKEISESKRNMEREKEIYETQLNNLEMEKKTFAKLEEDKHRVQEGLDQIREAEEKIERLEKYVSKLDVYLDFEKSVNSIQRLKQEEQDIFDKLDSISEQKELLLNKKEGYNKYLSSDEEINKLNDKKNNFEKELATMAKLEKDKKDLLKNIEDERNDIESFFSKSKDKLDDYGLDQEKLGKIDDFNHLEKSTEEFRDETSTKIDDLTKEIVAKNEDIVVYKQNIKACEKPLVDLEGIDNKCPVCQSDISSYKKKELTKHYNSEIKENQKLISENEENVRLLTKNKNSFEEKLDKLTELSKDIIEYKHKFEHLQNELIQLNKMDEELEAKEYISNKLGELILVIANKKEERESFKQDHDSYIQSKGALDVLGSETEAQYKLKQVQNEIDNHVANIKLAIEQDPHLSGDISTAELKNRMDDLKQKNEEFNQLKGFIQNKNSLLTQLDSIKEDIGVSINQKDIIENKLNASLYDADKYEQILYNFERYERRKTNFNEELFTIKGQAKESIAALQDVTEKIKTANKFKQEYDNVDDYISLLKHIREIYSRGGIQKELRKISRPTIQKHTKEFFKEFNFNYSDLTIDDDYEVTVYGPEENHQSVWLVVVKK; the protein is encoded by the coding sequence ATGATTTTCACTAGGTTAAAGTTAAATAATTTCAAATCACATGAACACACAGTCATATCATTTGATAAGGGAATAAGTGTTATTGTTGGTGAGAATGGTGCTGGAAAATCAACAATACTCGAAGCAATCAGCTTTGCTTTATTCAAACAGCATACTGGTAAAAAAATTGATGATTTAGTTAGAAACAATGCCAATTCAATGTCTGTGGAGTTGGAATTCACTTCCAACAACAGGGATTATAAAATAATCCGTGTGAAAAAATCCAGTTTAAAATCATCTTTATTTAAAAGAACATCTTCAGAAGGAGGATATGTCCATGTTTGTACAGGTGACCGGGAAGTGGCTAATGAAATCCGTCAAATATTGGATATCGATTCTGACTTGTTCTTGAATGCAATTTATATTAGGCAAGGTGAAATCGCAGAATTGGTAGACAAAACTCCTTCCGAGAAAAAACAATTGATCGGTAAACTATTGGGAATCGATTCATTAGAGAAAGCCTGGAAGAGTTTACTTCCTTTCATCACAGATTATGAATCTCAACGATCAGAACTTAGAGGCAAACTGTTTAACTCTGCTGAATTGATGGAAAGTTATAAGCACAAAAAGGCCGAATTGGAAGAGTTAAAGCAAAGAGGTCATGAATTGGAGGAACAGATTACTGAAGTCGATTCACTAATTAAAGAAATTTCTGAAAGTAAACGTAACATGGAACGGGAAAAAGAAATCTATGAAACTCAACTTAACAATTTAGAAATGGAGAAAAAAACATTTGCTAAATTGGAAGAAGACAAACACAGAGTTCAGGAAGGTTTGGATCAAATCCGTGAAGCTGAAGAAAAAATTGAAAGGCTTGAAAAATACGTTTCCAAATTGGATGTTTATCTTGACTTTGAAAAATCTGTCAACAGCATTCAAAGATTAAAACAGGAAGAACAGGATATATTTGACAAATTAGATTCCATTTCTGAGCAAAAAGAATTACTTTTAAATAAAAAAGAGGGTTATAATAAATATTTATCTTCAGATGAAGAAATTAACAAATTAAACGATAAAAAGAATAATTTTGAAAAAGAATTGGCAACAATGGCTAAACTTGAAAAGGATAAAAAAGATTTGTTAAAAAACATTGAAGATGAAAGGAATGATATTGAAAGTTTCTTCTCCAAATCTAAAGATAAATTGGATGATTATGGTCTTGACCAGGAAAAATTGGGTAAAATCGATGATTTCAATCATCTTGAAAAATCAACTGAGGAGTTTAGAGATGAAACTTCCACAAAGATTGATGATTTAACAAAAGAAATCGTTGCCAAAAACGAAGACATTGTTGTTTATAAACAGAATATCAAGGCATGTGAAAAACCTTTAGTTGACCTGGAAGGCATTGACAATAAGTGTCCTGTTTGCCAGTCAGACATCAGCTCCTATAAGAAAAAGGAATTAACCAAGCATTACAATAGTGAAATTAAGGAAAATCAAAAATTAATTTCAGAAAATGAAGAAAATGTCCGTTTGCTTACTAAAAACAAGAATAGCTTTGAGGAAAAATTGGATAAACTCACAGAGTTGTCTAAAGATATCATTGAATATAAACACAAATTCGAACATTTGCAAAACGAGTTAATCCAGTTAAATAAGATGGATGAGGAATTGGAAGCAAAAGAATATATCAGCAATAAACTTGGTGAGTTGATATTGGTCATTGCCAATAAAAAAGAAGAACGTGAATCATTTAAACAGGACCATGATTCATATATTCAATCTAAAGGTGCTTTGGATGTTTTAGGTAGTGAAACTGAAGCCCAATATAAACTAAAACAGGTTCAAAATGAAATTGACAATCATGTTGCCAATATCAAATTGGCCATTGAACAGGATCCTCATTTAAGCGGTGATATCAGCACTGCTGAGCTTAAAAATCGTATGGATGATTTGAAACAGAAAAATGAGGAGTTCAACCAACTTAAGGGATTCATTCAAAATAAAAATTCATTGCTGACTCAATTGGATTCAATTAAAGAGGATATTGGTGTTTCAATTAATCAAAAAGACATTATTGAAAATAAATTAAATGCTTCTTTATATGATGCAGATAAATATGAGCAAATTTTATACAATTTTGAACGTTATGAGAGAAGAAAAACCAATTTCAATGAGGAACTTTTCACTATTAAAGGACAGGCAAAAGAATCAATTGCTGCACTTCAGGATGTGACTGAAAAAATCAAAACCGCCAATAAGTTCAAACAGGAATATGATAATGTAGATGATTATATCAGTCTTTTAAAACATATTCGTGAAATTTATAGTCGTGGAGGAATTCAAAAAGAATTAAGAAAGATTTCACGTCCTACAATTCAAAAACACACAAAAGAGTTCTTTAAAGAGTTTAATTTCAACTACTCTGATTTAACTATTGATGATGATTATGAAGTGACTGTTTATGGTCCTGAGGAGAATCATCAATCAGTATGGTTAGTGGTGGTGAAAAAATAG
- a CDS encoding AAA family ATPase, with product MVSGGEKIAIALALRLGITQALANGELDTILLDEPTIHLDASRKHELINLLKEMSSLPQMIIVTHEAQLENAADNLIKVEKENGISKVIM from the coding sequence ATGGTTAGTGGTGGTGAAAAAATAGCTATTGCTCTTGCTTTAAGATTGGGTATTACTCAGGCTTTAGCCAATGGTGAATTGGATACTATCTTATTAGATGAGCCTACAATTCATTTGGATGCTTCAAGAAAACATGAACTGATCAATCTGTTAAAGGAAATGTCTTCATTGCCTCAAATGATTATTGTAACTCATGAAGCGCAACTGGAAAATGCTGCAGATAATCTGATTAAGGTAGAAAAAGAAAATGGTATTTCAAAAGTAATAA